One genomic segment of Leeia speluncae includes these proteins:
- a CDS encoding efflux RND transporter periplasmic adaptor subunit yields MKKVVISVLFVAVGLGVWQWQKYQSNRHASTVSMASKPNTIVLLAQDVFLVQSKALQSNVAFNGEIVSPMAVQMTAPVSGKVTRLTVQEGDAVAKGQLLAKLSSPDLDSTVAVKQAALNAASSELAIAERNLSRQQALFQQNFISKNALDEVVNQVQLKRSALVSSQSELKQAMSNLGSGQILSPINGVIAQRSITLGQEVGLHAALFNIVDLSTLELEADIPSAAISQLNVGQKAQFKIEGDAQSVYQAEIARINPSTSSGTRSVKVHFQVTMPKTEMKVGMFVNGEVKMDAKSGIMLPKASVQTDKAKPFVWLVTTDQHLQKKWITTTDVASGNNEVIVSSGLQNGDRIVAIPLEHAVDGVAIQIK; encoded by the coding sequence ATGAAAAAAGTTGTGATTAGCGTTTTATTCGTCGCAGTTGGCTTAGGTGTTTGGCAATGGCAGAAATACCAATCGAATCGCCACGCATCTACCGTCAGTATGGCATCAAAACCAAACACGATTGTACTTTTAGCACAAGACGTATTTTTAGTGCAATCCAAAGCATTGCAGTCTAATGTGGCTTTTAATGGTGAAATTGTTTCCCCAATGGCTGTTCAAATGACAGCCCCAGTCTCTGGTAAAGTCACCCGGCTAACGGTCCAAGAAGGTGATGCCGTTGCTAAAGGACAGTTGCTGGCCAAACTATCTTCGCCTGATTTGGACAGTACCGTAGCAGTGAAGCAAGCCGCGTTAAATGCAGCTAGCTCTGAATTGGCTATTGCAGAGCGTAACTTGTCGCGTCAACAAGCTTTATTTCAGCAAAACTTCATTTCAAAAAATGCCTTAGATGAGGTGGTGAACCAAGTGCAATTGAAGCGCAGCGCACTTGTTAGTAGCCAATCAGAATTAAAACAAGCCATGAGTAATCTGGGGTCAGGGCAAATACTTTCACCGATTAACGGCGTAATTGCCCAACGTTCTATTACCTTGGGTCAAGAAGTAGGTCTTCATGCAGCGTTATTTAATATTGTCGATCTTTCAACCCTTGAACTAGAGGCAGACATTCCCTCTGCCGCTATTAGCCAATTAAATGTTGGTCAAAAAGCGCAATTCAAGATAGAAGGGGATGCACAATCAGTTTATCAAGCAGAGATTGCACGTATTAATCCATCCACTTCTAGTGGAACGCGAAGTGTCAAAGTCCATTTTCAGGTGACGATGCCAAAAACTGAAATGAAAGTTGGCATGTTTGTGAATGGAGAAGTAAAGATGGATGCTAAGAGCGGGATCATGCTTCCAAAAGCAAGTGTTCAAACAGATAAGGCGAAGCCTTTTGTCTGGCTGGTAACGACAGACCAGCATTTGCAGAAAAAATGGATTACCACAACAGATGTGGCAAGTGGCAATAACGAGGTTATTGTGAGTAGTGGATTACAAAACGGGGATCGTATTGTTGCGATTCCTCTTGAGCATGCCGTAGATGGGGTCGCCATTCAAATTAAATAA
- the trxA gene encoding thioredoxin TrxA: MSEHILHTTDDAFEADVLQSGTPVLLDFWAEWCGPCKMIAPVLDEVAKEYAGRLTIAKINIDENQATPPKFGVRGIPTLMLFKDGAVAATKVGALSKSQLVAFIDSNL; the protein is encoded by the coding sequence ATGAGCGAGCATATCCTCCATACCACTGATGATGCATTTGAAGCAGATGTTCTACAATCTGGCACTCCTGTATTGCTAGACTTCTGGGCTGAATGGTGCGGACCTTGCAAAATGATCGCTCCAGTATTGGATGAAGTAGCTAAAGAATACGCAGGCCGTTTGACCATTGCTAAAATTAACATTGATGAAAACCAAGCAACACCACCAAAATTTGGCGTTCGTGGCATCCCAACATTAATGCTATTTAAAGATGGCGCAGTAGCAGCAACGAAAGTTGGTGCACTATCAAAATCTCAACTTGTTGCTTTTATTGACAGCAACCTGTAA
- a CDS encoding efflux RND transporter permease subunit, which produces MWLTKVSVKNPVFATMMMLALLVLGIFSYRNLAIEQFPDIKFPIAVISTKYTGATPSVVENDVTRKIEESMNTIAGVNKIYSNSYEGLSVVVVEFTLSTNVDVAMQDVRDKLATVKATLRDEVDEPTVGKAGPDDRPMMSVSLSSNTHTQRELTNIADQLIVKQFQTVKGVGQVNLVGGVKRQIHVLIDPTKMAANQVSVDQLMAILKSENQQLPVGNLISENNEIVLQVNGKVVDPQVFGQLIVARHNGTAVRVRDVARVVDAQEEQTSAAFVNGKPGLAIDISKVSNSNTVEVSKGIKAKMEELQGSLPKGMTLGVVYDGSVAIQNSLDDVNKTMVEGALLTVFVVFLFLGSWRSTLITGVTLPISLVGTIFLLGVFGFSINMMTMMALSLCIGLLIDDSIVVRENITRHLAMGKGPQAAALEGTKEIGLAVLATTLTIVAVFLPVGFMGGIIGKFFFQFGVTVAGAVLISMFVSFTLDPMLSSVWHDPHSVAHQKPNWPIIGNLLMKIELFLDNLANAYAKLIHWCLGHRIKVLLLSLGVLMGSFFIASRLGAEFVPEADLSELLLTAKTPVGSSLAYTSAKVHQVENVLKEMPEVKRTYSTINTGFVQGKNQFSIRIGLVHKSERDLGQKQLIPLMRSRLAQVGGVELKSLGVADSPGGGQKPIFVSIQGGEMATLVAISKQLEAKMQSIPGMVDIESSVSEQKPMISLAIKRDAASDLGVGINQISNAIRPLVSGDSATTWEAEDGQNYDVLVRLPAIDRERIQQLSAIRLLSTKTDPLTGLPLQVALSQVVDFKMETSPTQINRRALQREVRLTANVDGRPAGNVGVDLQRAMDSIKLPPGYRFEVAGANKDMQESFGYAVQALALAVIFIYMILASQFGSFLHPLAIMTSLPLSLIGVFLGLGLGGQTLNIFSIIGVIMLMGLVTKNAILLVDFVEQSVKKGMNRHDAIIEAGRVRLRPILMTTFAMVFGMVPLALGLGEGGEQQSPMGDAVIGGVLTSTLLTLVVVPVVYTYLDDLGEWILKKLHIHR; this is translated from the coding sequence ATGTGGTTAACAAAAGTTAGTGTTAAAAATCCTGTTTTTGCCACCATGATGATGCTGGCCTTATTGGTATTGGGTATTTTCTCATATCGCAATTTGGCTATCGAGCAATTCCCAGATATCAAATTTCCTATTGCTGTTATTTCTACGAAGTATACGGGTGCAACCCCATCGGTCGTTGAAAATGATGTGACTCGAAAAATCGAAGAGTCAATGAATACGATTGCTGGCGTGAATAAAATCTACTCCAATTCATATGAAGGTTTAAGTGTGGTGGTGGTTGAATTTACCCTCTCCACTAATGTTGATGTAGCAATGCAAGATGTGCGCGATAAATTGGCCACTGTAAAGGCCACTTTGAGAGATGAAGTTGACGAGCCAACCGTAGGAAAGGCTGGCCCGGATGATCGGCCGATGATGTCAGTTTCTTTATCATCCAACACGCATACCCAACGAGAACTGACCAATATTGCAGATCAACTCATTGTTAAACAGTTTCAAACGGTAAAAGGTGTTGGGCAGGTGAATTTGGTAGGGGGCGTAAAGCGTCAGATTCATGTGTTAATCGATCCAACGAAAATGGCCGCCAATCAAGTGAGCGTGGATCAATTAATGGCTATCTTGAAGTCAGAGAACCAGCAATTACCAGTCGGCAACCTGATTAGTGAAAACAATGAAATCGTTTTGCAAGTAAACGGAAAAGTAGTCGATCCACAGGTGTTTGGTCAGCTAATTGTAGCTAGGCACAATGGTACTGCGGTGAGGGTGAGAGATGTTGCTCGTGTTGTTGATGCGCAAGAAGAACAAACCTCTGCTGCGTTTGTGAATGGAAAACCTGGACTTGCGATTGATATTAGCAAAGTCAGCAACAGCAATACGGTCGAAGTATCTAAAGGGATTAAAGCCAAAATGGAAGAGCTGCAAGGCTCTCTACCAAAGGGAATGACATTAGGTGTTGTATACGATGGCTCGGTGGCTATTCAAAACTCACTAGACGATGTCAACAAAACCATGGTTGAAGGGGCGTTGCTCACAGTTTTTGTTGTTTTTCTGTTTTTAGGATCTTGGAGAAGTACGCTGATTACGGGCGTCACTTTGCCTATTTCTTTGGTTGGCACCATTTTCTTGCTTGGTGTATTTGGGTTCTCTATCAACATGATGACGATGATGGCGCTATCGTTGTGCATTGGCCTATTGATTGATGATTCAATCGTGGTACGCGAAAACATCACCCGACATTTAGCAATGGGTAAAGGGCCCCAAGCAGCTGCATTAGAAGGAACAAAAGAGATTGGATTAGCCGTATTGGCAACCACCTTAACAATCGTTGCGGTATTTCTGCCCGTTGGTTTTATGGGGGGGATTATTGGGAAATTCTTTTTCCAATTTGGTGTGACCGTGGCTGGTGCTGTGCTCATTTCTATGTTTGTGAGTTTTACCCTTGATCCCATGCTCTCTTCTGTTTGGCATGATCCACATTCAGTCGCCCATCAAAAACCAAACTGGCCAATCATTGGCAATTTGCTGATGAAAATAGAGCTGTTCTTAGACAACCTTGCAAATGCCTACGCGAAACTCATTCATTGGTGTTTAGGGCATCGCATCAAAGTATTGCTGTTATCCCTTGGCGTGCTAATGGGTAGTTTTTTTATTGCTTCACGCTTAGGCGCAGAGTTTGTGCCTGAAGCCGACTTGTCCGAGCTTTTACTGACGGCAAAAACACCGGTTGGTTCTAGTCTTGCTTATACGAGCGCAAAAGTACACCAAGTGGAAAATGTCTTAAAGGAAATGCCTGAAGTAAAACGGACGTATTCAACAATTAATACCGGTTTTGTACAAGGAAAAAATCAATTCTCTATTCGCATTGGATTGGTCCACAAGTCAGAGAGAGACTTGGGGCAAAAGCAACTCATCCCACTAATGAGAAGCCGCTTGGCTCAAGTTGGTGGTGTTGAACTAAAAAGCCTTGGCGTGGCAGATTCTCCGGGCGGTGGGCAGAAACCTATCTTTGTTAGTATTCAAGGTGGAGAGATGGCTACCTTAGTTGCCATTTCAAAGCAACTGGAAGCCAAGATGCAGTCAATCCCTGGCATGGTGGATATTGAATCGAGTGTCAGCGAACAAAAACCAATGATCTCTCTCGCAATCAAGAGAGATGCTGCGAGTGACTTAGGTGTAGGCATTAACCAAATAAGTAATGCAATACGCCCACTAGTTTCCGGTGACAGTGCGACAACATGGGAAGCTGAAGATGGCCAAAATTATGACGTACTAGTTAGGCTGCCAGCGATCGATCGAGAGCGGATTCAGCAGTTGTCAGCAATCAGACTATTAAGTACAAAAACAGATCCGTTGACTGGTTTACCCTTACAGGTTGCTTTGTCTCAGGTTGTCGACTTTAAAATGGAAACTAGCCCAACTCAGATAAATCGGCGTGCCTTACAACGAGAAGTTCGACTGACTGCGAACGTTGATGGACGACCTGCAGGTAATGTGGGCGTGGATCTTCAGCGAGCGATGGATAGCATCAAGCTACCACCAGGTTATCGTTTTGAGGTTGCCGGGGCAAATAAAGATATGCAAGAGTCCTTTGGTTATGCCGTACAGGCATTGGCTCTTGCGGTGATTTTTATTTATATGATTCTTGCGTCGCAGTTTGGCAGTTTTCTGCATCCACTAGCGATTATGACGTCGCTTCCATTGTCTTTAATTGGTGTGTTTCTAGGTCTCGGGTTAGGGGGGCAAACATTAAATATTTTCTCCATCATTGGGGTGATTATGCTGATGGGGCTTGTCACAAAGAATGCCATTCTCTTAGTGGATTTTGTGGAGCAGTCAGTTAAAAAAGGGATGAACCGACATGACGCGATTATCGAAGCTGGCCGTGTACGTTTAAGACCTATTCTAATGACAACCTTTGCAATGGTATTTGGCATGGTGCCATTAGCATTAGGTCTTGGCGAGGGTGGGGAGCAACAATCCCCGATGGGCGATGCGGTGATTGGTGGCGTCTTAACCTCTACCTTGCTTACGCTTGTGGTTGTGCCGGTGGTGTATACCTATTTAGATGATTTAGGCGAGTGGATCTTGAAGAAGCTTCATATCCATCGTTAG
- the fdxA gene encoding ferredoxin FdxA, producing MTYVVTEACVKCKYTDCVDVCPVDCFKEGPNFLVIDPDECIDCTLCVAECPVEAIYAEDDVPAGQEVYIELNAQLSKHPNWKTIVEKKDPLPDHADWSGVKDKLQYLDKNDA from the coding sequence ATGACTTATGTTGTGACCGAAGCCTGTGTTAAATGTAAATACACAGATTGTGTGGATGTCTGTCCTGTTGATTGTTTCAAAGAAGGTCCAAACTTCTTAGTCATCGATCCTGATGAGTGCATTGACTGTACTTTATGTGTGGCAGAGTGTCCGGTGGAAGCGATTTACGCTGAAGATGATGTGCCTGCAGGTCAAGAAGTTTACATCGAACTAAATGCGCAATTGTCTAAGCATCCAAATTGGAAGACGATTGTTGAGAAAAAAGATCCGCTGCCTGACCATGCAGACTGGAGTGGTGTGAAAGATAAGCTGCAGTATCTAGATAAGAACGATGCTTAA
- the rho gene encoding transcription termination factor Rho, with protein sequence MHLSDLKHLHVSELVEMAVANEIDGANRLRKQDLIFALLKNQAKKGESIYGEGTLEVLPDGFGFLRSPDTSYLAGPDDIYVSPSQIRRFNLHTGDSIEGEIRTPKDGERYFALVKVDKVNGESPEAAKHKILFENLTPLFPNERLKLERDISAEENATGRMIDIVAPIGKGQRALIVAPPKSGKTVMLQHLAHAITTNHPEVTLIVLLIDERPEEVTEMTRTVRGEVVASTFDEPATRHVQVAEMVIEKAKRLVEHKKDVVILLDSITRLARAYNTVVPTSGKVLTGGVDANALQRPKRFFGAARNIEEGGSLTIIATALIDTGSRMDDVIYEEFKGTGNMEIHLDRRMGEKRLYPAINVNRSGTRREELLIEKDTLQKIWVLRKLLHPMDDLEATEFLLDKLRATKTNSDFFDSMRRG encoded by the coding sequence ATGCACTTATCTGATCTGAAACATCTACACGTCTCTGAACTAGTTGAAATGGCAGTAGCCAACGAGATCGATGGCGCCAACCGACTAAGAAAACAAGACCTAATCTTTGCACTATTAAAAAACCAAGCCAAAAAAGGCGAAAGTATTTATGGTGAAGGCACACTTGAAGTGCTGCCAGATGGATTTGGTTTCTTAAGAAGCCCTGATACTTCTTACTTAGCTGGCCCTGATGATATTTATGTTAGCCCAAGCCAAATTAGACGTTTCAATTTGCATACAGGCGACTCGATTGAGGGGGAAATTCGTACACCCAAAGATGGTGAACGTTACTTTGCCCTTGTAAAAGTCGACAAAGTGAACGGCGAATCGCCTGAAGCGGCAAAGCACAAAATTCTGTTTGAAAACTTGACGCCACTCTTCCCTAATGAACGCTTAAAACTTGAGCGCGATATTAGTGCAGAAGAAAACGCGACAGGTCGCATGATTGATATTGTTGCACCAATTGGAAAAGGCCAGCGCGCCCTCATCGTTGCACCACCAAAATCCGGTAAAACCGTGATGTTGCAACATCTTGCCCATGCGATCACAACGAATCATCCAGAAGTGACCCTGATTGTTCTTCTCATCGACGAACGTCCTGAAGAAGTGACTGAGATGACTAGAACGGTACGTGGTGAAGTAGTTGCCTCTACATTTGATGAACCTGCCACCCGTCACGTACAGGTAGCGGAAATGGTCATCGAAAAAGCAAAACGCCTTGTAGAACATAAAAAAGACGTGGTGATTTTGCTTGACTCTATTACACGTTTAGCACGTGCATACAACACGGTTGTGCCAACCTCAGGCAAGGTACTAACCGGTGGTGTGGATGCAAACGCATTACAACGACCAAAACGTTTCTTTGGTGCGGCACGTAACATCGAAGAAGGCGGTTCACTCACTATTATCGCAACGGCACTAATTGATACCGGTAGCCGTATGGATGATGTGATTTACGAAGAGTTCAAAGGTACAGGTAACATGGAAATTCACCTAGACCGTCGTATGGGTGAAAAACGTCTGTATCCAGCGATTAACGTGAATCGCTCTGGCACTCGTCGTGAAGAGTTGCTGATTGAAAAAGATACACTGCAGAAAATCTGGGTACTGCGTAAGCTACTACATCCGATGGATGATTTAGAAGCGACCGAATTCCTGCTAGATAAACTAAGAGCAACAAAAACCAACTCCGATTTCTTTGATTCAATGCGTCGTGGTTAA
- the rpmE gene encoding 50S ribosomal protein L31 — translation MKDIHPEYNEIEVTCSCGNKFTTRSTMNKGLHIEVCSECHPFYTGKQKVVDTAGRIEKFKNKYGSKVR, via the coding sequence ATGAAAGATATTCATCCAGAATACAACGAAATCGAAGTAACTTGCAGCTGTGGTAACAAGTTCACTACACGTTCAACAATGAACAAAGGCTTGCACATTGAAGTTTGTTCAGAGTGCCACCCTTTCTACACTGGTAAACAGAAAGTTGTTGATACTGCAGGTCGTATCGAGAAGTTCAAAAACAAATACGGTTCCAAAGTTCGTTAA
- a CDS encoding AAA family ATPase has protein sequence MMVTTDSIILSSLVPASLAGTSFLSCTFWLIDPISDKQRQLYHSFTQSLCPTITPQFHVVGASPDHLSADIGASFNPEMLHIVDARLIKYWPTDIPFLPCPIVVGIDFIETKSKDHTGAAIVFFGPESTGKSTVSTQLATAFKLPLVTEYVRLWFDIFGCDCNRQQAWTILNVVHAFHQAISKVHQGIWLADTDALASLMWLEWYFGVQPTASLPANLVVDKFYLLCGDDIPFVPDHQRRYSDKREFDAAFAKSYLQKFNADFEWIKGQGVDRLEMAKRYLETKLEPS, from the coding sequence ATGATGGTAACAACTGATTCAATCATTCTTTCATCGCTTGTACCCGCTAGTTTGGCGGGTACATCATTTTTGTCTTGTACTTTTTGGCTGATTGATCCAATTAGCGATAAGCAAAGACAGTTATATCACTCGTTTACTCAGTCACTGTGTCCGACTATCACGCCCCAATTTCATGTCGTTGGCGCGTCCCCTGATCATTTAAGTGCTGATATTGGGGCATCCTTTAACCCTGAGATGCTTCATATTGTCGATGCGCGCCTAATTAAATATTGGCCGACTGACATTCCATTTCTTCCATGTCCCATCGTCGTTGGTATTGATTTTATTGAAACCAAATCTAAAGATCATACTGGGGCAGCGATCGTTTTCTTTGGCCCAGAAAGTACGGGGAAATCGACGGTTTCAACGCAACTTGCCACCGCGTTTAAGCTACCATTGGTAACTGAGTATGTCCGTTTATGGTTTGATATTTTTGGATGTGACTGCAATCGACAGCAAGCATGGACAATTTTGAATGTCGTCCATGCATTTCATCAGGCGATAAGTAAAGTACATCAGGGCATCTGGTTGGCTGATACAGATGCATTGGCTTCCCTAATGTGGCTGGAGTGGTATTTCGGCGTTCAACCAACTGCGAGTCTTCCGGCGAATTTGGTGGTCGATAAGTTTTATCTCTTGTGCGGAGATGATATTCCATTTGTCCCCGACCATCAGCGGCGTTATTCTGACAAAAGAGAATTTGACGCTGCATTTGCAAAAAGCTACTTACAAAAATTCAATGCAGATTTTGAATGGATAAAAGGGCAGGGCGTAGATCGGCTAGAAATGGCAAAAAGGTACTTGGAAACCAAACTTGAGCCTAGTTGA
- a CDS encoding ArnT family glycosyltransferase, with protein sequence MLTYQAPPTTEATIQKDHSWLLLLLSLTWLVPGLFGHAPWRNEEVEVLTVIRHMLSTGNWMIPHFGSQVFLENPPLTYWAGAIFAYLFSPWLLSLHEAARLAAAVMMGLSFLFIGMAGRQLWDKKQGRIAVLLLMGSFGLIARAHLIMPEQGNFLGHALVLYGLSIIRTQLFYSATLAGIGIALSFLGGGTVAILPTTLAALLVLFDKPLNSINRIQWTLVLFVTAIPLALAWPLALQEIAPSVFAEWKRLHWDNLSFFLPKNALYYCSMMAWFAWPIWPLALGQLLRHRRRMFEDRTRLILLGMSLCWLWEASLSPEQHDVKAIIVLLPFALLATPAANQLKRGWTAAFNWFSRFTFTGFIALAWFGWFVLAFEMPSKLAARMHRASPSYVHEDHWYWLLFAIAMTGAWVWMSIRPKVSGRIAIANWAIGLTAAWGLAMTLWMPWVEAAKDYRPMLDGLYKALPTNECVNGNHTPTTVRGLLYFYYGVDLTIGANASYCRWSLIQANKKDADTSNQLVWRGSRAGDKKEEVRLIKNE encoded by the coding sequence ATGCTGACTTATCAAGCACCACCCACTACCGAAGCAACCATTCAAAAAGATCATTCTTGGTTATTGTTGCTTTTGTCTCTCACTTGGCTTGTTCCAGGCTTATTTGGTCATGCACCTTGGAGAAATGAAGAAGTCGAAGTATTAACGGTGATTCGCCATATGCTAAGCACCGGCAATTGGATGATTCCTCATTTTGGTTCGCAGGTGTTTCTAGAAAACCCACCGCTCACTTATTGGGCTGGTGCAATTTTTGCCTATTTGTTTAGCCCATGGCTACTGAGCTTACATGAAGCAGCTCGCCTCGCCGCTGCAGTGATGATGGGGCTAAGCTTCCTGTTTATTGGGATGGCAGGTCGGCAACTGTGGGATAAAAAGCAAGGTCGAATTGCTGTATTGCTGTTAATGGGCTCATTTGGTCTGATTGCTCGTGCACACTTAATTATGCCTGAGCAAGGAAATTTCCTTGGCCATGCTTTGGTACTTTATGGTTTATCCATTATTCGCACACAGTTATTTTATAGTGCAACATTAGCCGGTATTGGTATTGCGCTATCCTTTTTAGGAGGGGGTACTGTCGCCATTCTACCGACAACACTCGCCGCATTACTCGTGCTTTTTGACAAGCCGCTAAACTCAATTAATCGTATTCAATGGACATTGGTTTTATTTGTCACCGCGATTCCTCTTGCTTTGGCTTGGCCTTTGGCCCTTCAAGAAATTGCGCCATCGGTATTTGCCGAGTGGAAACGACTTCATTGGGACAATCTATCTTTCTTTCTCCCTAAGAATGCACTCTATTATTGTTCCATGATGGCTTGGTTTGCTTGGCCAATTTGGCCATTGGCGTTAGGGCAACTACTTCGTCATCGTAGAAGAATGTTTGAGGATCGTACCCGATTAATTCTGCTTGGCATGTCGCTTTGTTGGTTATGGGAAGCAAGTCTTTCTCCGGAGCAACACGATGTCAAAGCGATTATCGTCCTCTTACCATTTGCGTTACTAGCAACACCCGCGGCCAACCAGCTTAAACGCGGATGGACGGCAGCATTTAATTGGTTTTCACGATTTACGTTTACGGGCTTTATTGCATTAGCTTGGTTTGGCTGGTTTGTATTGGCATTTGAAATGCCTTCTAAACTGGCTGCACGTATGCACAGGGCGAGTCCGAGTTACGTACATGAAGACCATTGGTATTGGCTACTATTTGCAATAGCAATGACAGGCGCGTGGGTCTGGATGTCTATTCGTCCAAAAGTCAGTGGTCGCATTGCAATTGCAAATTGGGCAATTGGCTTAACCGCTGCTTGGGGTTTGGCGATGACACTGTGGATGCCTTGGGTCGAAGCAGCCAAGGATTACCGACCGATGTTAGATGGATTGTATAAGGCACTGCCAACCAATGAGTGCGTCAATGGCAATCATACCCCCACGACCGTGAGGGGATTGCTTTACTTCTACTATGGCGTTGATTTAACCATTGGAGCCAATGCAAGTTACTGTCGGTGGTCACTGATTCAAGCGAATAAAAAAGATGCGGATACCTCTAATCAGTTAGTTTGGAGAGGATCAAGGGCTGGAGACAAAAAAGAAGAGGTTCGCCTGATTAAAAATGAGTAG